From the genome of Hymenobacter cellulosilyticus, one region includes:
- a CDS encoding amidohydrolase family protein: MRFSALFLSLTLLTATPLLAQVPAPAPVQSKPVLLVGGTLHVGNGTVVPDAAVAFDKGRITYAGAQSGFSQDKSAFEVVDVKGQEIYPGLILPNTTLGLTEVEAIRATVDEREVGMLNPNVRALIAYNTDSDIIPTVRTNGVLLAQVTPRGGMLSGQSSIVQLDAWNWQDAAVKADDGLHLNWPPMVLKLNPTEDQMMVDRREKTRQQQLRELEQLLSEASAYRALPAGRKENLRLSSLSGLFDGSKTLFVHADYGKEIIEGVRFAKRLGVQKVTVIGARDAWMMLDFLKQNDVAVVLSRIHALPRRSGDDYDLPYKLPSLLQQAGVRFCLDYEGDQETAGSRNLAFIAGTAAGHGLTKEQALTAVTLSPARIMGVDKDYGSLEAGKSATLVVSSGDLLDMRTNNVTRAFIDGRAFNMTNKQTYLNQKFRSKYGMK; the protein is encoded by the coding sequence ATGCGTTTTTCCGCATTATTTCTTTCTCTAACCCTGCTCACGGCCACACCGCTGCTGGCCCAGGTGCCGGCCCCGGCGCCGGTCCAGAGTAAGCCCGTGCTGCTCGTGGGCGGCACCCTGCACGTGGGCAACGGCACCGTGGTTCCCGACGCTGCCGTCGCTTTCGATAAAGGCCGCATCACCTACGCCGGGGCCCAGTCGGGCTTCAGCCAGGACAAATCGGCTTTTGAGGTGGTCGACGTGAAAGGCCAGGAAATCTACCCCGGCCTGATTCTGCCCAACACCACCCTGGGCCTGACCGAAGTAGAAGCCATCCGGGCCACCGTCGACGAGCGGGAAGTGGGTATGCTCAACCCCAACGTGCGGGCCCTGATTGCCTACAACACCGATTCCGACATCATCCCGACCGTGCGCACCAATGGCGTGCTGCTGGCCCAGGTGACGCCCCGCGGCGGCATGCTTTCGGGCCAGAGCAGCATCGTGCAGCTCGACGCCTGGAACTGGCAGGACGCGGCTGTAAAGGCCGATGACGGCCTGCATCTGAACTGGCCCCCAATGGTGCTCAAGCTCAACCCGACGGAAGACCAGATGATGGTGGACCGGCGCGAAAAAACCCGGCAGCAGCAGCTGCGCGAGTTGGAGCAGCTGCTCTCAGAAGCCTCGGCTTACCGTGCCCTGCCCGCCGGCCGCAAGGAAAACCTGCGTCTCTCCTCCCTCAGCGGCCTGTTCGACGGGTCTAAAACGCTGTTTGTACACGCCGACTACGGCAAGGAAATCATCGAGGGCGTGCGGTTTGCCAAGCGCCTGGGCGTGCAGAAGGTCACCGTCATCGGGGCCCGCGACGCCTGGATGATGCTCGATTTCCTCAAGCAAAACGACGTGGCCGTGGTTTTATCCCGGATTCACGCCCTGCCCCGCCGCTCGGGCGACGACTACGACCTGCCCTACAAGCTGCCCAGCCTGCTGCAGCAAGCCGGCGTGCGGTTCTGCCTCGACTATGAAGGCGACCAGGAAACGGCCGGCTCCCGCAACCTGGCCTTTATTGCCGGTACCGCCGCCGGCCACGGCCTGACTAAGGAACAAGCTCTGACGGCCGTCACGCTCAGCCCCGCGCGCATTATGGGCGTAGATAAAGACTATGGCAGCCTGGAAGCGGGTAAAAGCGCCACGTTGGTCGTGAGCAGCGGTGATTTGCTGGATATGCGCACCAACAACGTAACCCGTGCCTTCATCGATGGTCGGGCCTTCAACATGACCAACAAGCAGACGTACTTAAACCAGAAGTTTCGGTCAAAGTATGGGATGAAATAG
- a CDS encoding RICIN domain-containing protein — protein sequence MIRSPRSLLLFLFLLLASSLAAQQAAFIPEENAWYGVVARGSGRSLDITGSSAEAGVAAVQWEFTHASSQQWRFVRITAGGEYYRLEAKHSNKCLTVEKPDENAHLAQRPWTGSFYQQWKLVPAGPIGSYELVNRGNDKCAAIAASDKFNGTPIVAQRPANRATQQWRLFKLHLNLDASQPGFGPIEALTALNTPGNELQPVLTPDGKTLYFARTKFAGNTEGNTDSGISG from the coding sequence ATGATTCGTTCCCCGCGTAGCCTCCTGTTGTTTCTGTTCCTGCTGCTGGCTAGCTCGTTGGCTGCCCAGCAAGCTGCTTTTATTCCGGAAGAAAATGCGTGGTATGGGGTAGTGGCCCGCGGTAGCGGCCGTTCCCTGGATATCACCGGGTCGTCGGCGGAGGCTGGGGTAGCAGCTGTGCAGTGGGAGTTTACGCACGCATCCAGCCAGCAGTGGCGCTTTGTGCGCATCACGGCTGGTGGCGAATACTACCGCCTTGAAGCCAAGCACAGCAACAAATGCCTCACGGTTGAAAAGCCTGACGAAAACGCTCACTTGGCCCAACGGCCCTGGACGGGCAGCTTCTACCAGCAGTGGAAGCTCGTGCCGGCCGGCCCCATTGGCAGCTACGAACTGGTAAACCGCGGCAACGATAAGTGTGCCGCTATTGCCGCCTCCGATAAGTTCAACGGAACTCCCATTGTGGCACAGCGCCCCGCTAACCGGGCTACGCAGCAGTGGCGTCTGTTTAAGCTGCATCTTAACCTAGATGCCAGCCAGCCCGGCTTTGGCCCCATCGAGGCCCTGACGGCCCTGAACACACCCGGCAATGAGCTGCAGCCGGTCTTGACGCCCGATGGCAAGACATTGTACTTCGCCCGGACCAAATTTGCGGGCAATACCGAAGGCAACACCGATTCGGGGATATCTGGGTAA
- a CDS encoding OmpA family protein has protein sequence MLNSPGFEFAPWLAPDGRTLYFSSYGHAGYGGADIFVSTRLDDTWSKWSEPRNLGPTLNGPGFDAYFMLSPDGKQAYYAASRTTNGPAELYRTAASVTPPTDTTKPAAPEAPAVARRALLTGKVIDAKTRAAVKAEVKAIRLDNDIAFNATVRTDASGSFQFSLPPGSYRLAAASPNYLTGTDTVRMVATLTREIALVPAAVGGKLELPTLIFAQGKYTLLPASYAELNRLARTLTDNPTVSIRLEGHTDNQGNADLNQKLSEDRVKEVRRYLVTRGVAEGRITTVGFGGSKPRASNAKEETRKLNRRVEFTITKQ, from the coding sequence GTGCTGAACTCGCCGGGTTTTGAGTTTGCCCCCTGGCTGGCTCCCGATGGCCGCACCCTGTACTTTTCTTCCTACGGACACGCCGGCTACGGCGGGGCCGATATTTTCGTGAGTACCCGCCTGGACGATACATGGTCGAAGTGGAGTGAGCCCCGCAACCTGGGACCTACGCTCAACGGGCCAGGTTTTGACGCCTACTTTATGCTCAGTCCCGATGGCAAGCAGGCGTACTACGCCGCTTCCCGCACAACCAATGGCCCGGCCGAACTGTATCGTACGGCCGCTAGCGTCACTCCGCCCACCGATACGACCAAGCCTGCCGCACCGGAAGCTCCAGCGGTGGCCCGCCGCGCCCTGCTCACGGGTAAGGTAATAGACGCCAAGACGCGCGCGGCGGTAAAGGCCGAAGTGAAGGCCATTCGTCTCGATAATGACATTGCCTTTAACGCCACCGTGCGCACCGACGCTTCGGGCTCCTTCCAGTTTTCCCTGCCGCCGGGTAGCTACCGGCTGGCGGCTGCCAGCCCGAATTACCTCACCGGCACCGACACGGTGCGCATGGTAGCAACGCTTACCCGGGAAATAGCCCTGGTGCCGGCCGCGGTGGGAGGCAAGCTAGAACTGCCCACCCTGATTTTTGCCCAGGGCAAATACACCTTGCTGCCGGCTTCCTACGCCGAACTCAACCGCTTGGCCCGCACCCTTACTGACAACCCCACGGTGAGTATTCGCCTGGAAGGACACACCGACAATCAGGGCAATGCTGACCTGAACCAGAAGCTGTCAGAAGATCGGGTAAAGGAAGTGCGGCGCTACCTCGTCACGCGGGGCGTTGCCGAGGGCCGCATTACGACCGTGGGCTTTGGGGGCAGCAAGCCCCGCGCCAGCAACGCCAAGGAAGAAACCCGCAAGCTGAACCGCCGCGTGGAATTCACGATAACCAAGCAGTAG
- a CDS encoding DUF6929 family protein, with the protein MKATIVRQYELPNLPSASGIELVGNTAYIIGDDSPFLYSCSAESLAPNTPLALFETAHFSSGRIPKDRKPDLECLTAITTGPETALLACGSGATAAREQGFWVALPAGPGTATVQPVSLSRLYAALRQVLPKGITLNLEAAAATDTELLLFQRTVGAAAGNIVFRLPLAAALECIRHQREVPPVQLQHFALPTIEGKDAGFSGACTFDNKVFITASVEDTADAIADGEVLGSFVGVLPAPSATTKATALQMAHLVLPNGQPYRGKVESIVVRRPLGAGRYEALLVTDDDAGGSTAVLIELHAA; encoded by the coding sequence ATGAAAGCTACTATCGTTCGTCAATATGAACTGCCCAATTTGCCGTCTGCGTCGGGCATTGAGCTGGTCGGTAATACGGCCTATATTATCGGCGACGATTCCCCGTTTCTGTATAGCTGCTCCGCCGAGTCATTGGCGCCGAATACACCCTTGGCCTTGTTTGAAACGGCCCACTTCAGCTCGGGCCGCATCCCGAAGGACCGTAAGCCCGATCTGGAGTGCCTGACTGCCATTACAACCGGCCCCGAAACGGCGCTGCTAGCCTGCGGCTCGGGAGCTACGGCGGCCCGGGAGCAGGGCTTCTGGGTGGCCTTGCCCGCTGGCCCCGGCACGGCTACGGTCCAGCCCGTGTCCTTAAGCCGGCTGTATGCGGCGCTGCGGCAGGTTTTGCCCAAAGGCATTACCCTGAACTTGGAAGCTGCGGCGGCCACGGATACGGAGCTGCTGCTGTTTCAGCGCACGGTGGGGGCCGCTGCCGGCAACATTGTGTTCCGGCTGCCATTGGCCGCGGCTCTGGAATGCATCCGGCACCAGCGCGAAGTGCCGCCCGTGCAGCTACAGCATTTTGCCCTGCCCACTATTGAGGGCAAAGACGCGGGCTTTTCCGGAGCCTGTACTTTTGATAATAAGGTCTTTATCACCGCTTCGGTGGAAGACACCGCGGACGCCATTGCCGACGGCGAGGTGCTGGGCAGCTTCGTAGGGGTACTGCCCGCTCCATCAGCTACTACCAAAGCAACGGCGCTACAGATGGCACACTTGGTGCTGCCCAATGGGCAACCTTACCGCGGCAAAGTGGAAAGCATCGTGGTGCGCCGGCCGCTCGGGGCAGGTCGGTATGAGGCCCTGCTGGTGACGGATGACGACGCGGGCGGCTCCACGGCGGTACTCATCGAACTGCACGCGGCGTAA
- a CDS encoding FAD-dependent oxidoreductase: MNANQQDVQLGTQQKVITYYWPLAEELPQVARRNAYKNTYDQWLTQILADLEKAHRGITARVQQADVWVWGHGMVAPTPGSVWHPSRQQAARPLRNKLFFAHTDLSGMSIFEEGFYQGIRAARQLLGAV; this comes from the coding sequence GTGAATGCCAATCAGCAGGACGTGCAGCTCGGCACTCAGCAGAAGGTGATTACCTATTATTGGCCCCTGGCCGAAGAATTACCGCAGGTGGCCCGCCGCAACGCGTACAAAAACACCTACGACCAGTGGCTCACCCAGATTCTGGCCGACCTGGAAAAAGCCCACCGCGGTATCACGGCCCGGGTGCAGCAGGCCGACGTCTGGGTGTGGGGCCACGGCATGGTGGCCCCCACGCCTGGCTCGGTATGGCACCCAAGCCGGCAGCAGGCCGCCCGGCCCCTGCGCAACAAACTGTTTTTTGCCCACACCGACCTGAGCGGTATGTCCATTTTCGAAGAAGGCTTTTACCAGGGCATCCGGGCGGCCCGCCAATTACTCGGCGCGGTATGA
- a CDS encoding FAD-dependent oxidoreductase gives MSAANSSHCPFMPGRREFLGRAGLGVAGLLLSPGLLESCAPGSARAHIRGTLRGANQATGHKLWKPSQLPAPTRTLRADVVIIGGGVAGLSAKRWLHRHGQHNVLLLELDEQVGGNSAAGRNSTSAFPWGAHYLPLPDPRNTELLDFLRETGTITGTSPSGLPIYNEYHLCHDPEERLHINGHWQTGLVPEMGVPTADREQIARFFQLIEDFRQAKGHDGRDAFMIPVDASSTDEQFRQLDAISLADYLAQHGFTSEYLRWHLDYCCKDDYGTTAQHTSAWAGIHYFASRKGRAHNAESSDVLTWPQGNNFLVEHLRQQAATGILPHTLAYAVEETDAGVSVLAYDAHTHETLRVEARQALLATPQFVTQRLLPDSPGLVPLTLHRAPWVVANLTIDGLPRAPAPRLAGTTSSTAPKPLAT, from the coding sequence ATGTCTGCCGCTAATTCGTCCCACTGCCCGTTTATGCCCGGCCGCCGCGAGTTTCTCGGCCGCGCCGGCCTGGGTGTGGCCGGACTGCTGCTAAGCCCGGGCCTGCTCGAATCCTGCGCCCCCGGCTCCGCGCGGGCTCATATTCGGGGTACCTTGCGCGGAGCCAACCAAGCCACCGGCCACAAGCTTTGGAAACCCAGCCAGCTTCCCGCTCCTACCCGCACCCTGCGCGCCGACGTGGTTATCATCGGGGGCGGCGTGGCTGGCCTTTCGGCTAAGCGGTGGCTGCACCGGCACGGGCAGCACAACGTGTTGCTTCTGGAACTCGATGAGCAGGTGGGCGGCAACTCTGCCGCCGGCCGCAATTCCACTTCGGCCTTTCCCTGGGGCGCCCACTACCTACCCCTGCCCGACCCGCGCAATACTGAGCTGCTGGACTTTCTGCGCGAAACCGGCACTATTACGGGCACCTCGCCCAGCGGCCTGCCGATTTACAACGAGTACCACCTCTGCCACGACCCGGAGGAGCGGCTGCACATCAACGGGCACTGGCAAACCGGCCTCGTGCCGGAAATGGGCGTACCAACCGCTGACAGGGAACAAATAGCCCGTTTCTTTCAGCTCATTGAGGACTTCCGCCAAGCCAAAGGCCACGACGGCCGCGACGCCTTCATGATTCCCGTCGACGCTTCCTCTACGGACGAGCAGTTTCGTCAGCTCGACGCTATTTCCCTGGCCGACTACCTGGCGCAGCACGGCTTCACCTCCGAGTACCTGCGCTGGCACCTCGACTACTGCTGCAAGGACGACTACGGCACCACGGCCCAGCATACCTCGGCCTGGGCTGGTATTCACTACTTTGCTTCGCGCAAGGGTCGGGCTCACAACGCCGAAAGCAGCGACGTGCTGACCTGGCCCCAGGGCAACAACTTTTTGGTTGAACACCTGCGCCAACAGGCTGCTACCGGCATTCTGCCCCACACGCTGGCTTACGCCGTGGAGGAAACCGACGCCGGCGTGAGCGTACTGGCCTACGATGCCCATACCCACGAAACGCTCCGCGTCGAAGCCCGGCAGGCCCTGCTGGCCACGCCCCAGTTTGTAACCCAACGCCTGCTCCCGGATTCGCCCGGCCTCGTGCCGCTGACCTTGCACCGCGCCCCCTGGGTGGTAGCCAACCTCACCATCGACGGCCTGCCCAGGGCCCCGGCGCCCCGCTTAGCTGGGACAACGTCATCTACGGCTCCAAAGCCGTTGGCTACGTGA
- a CDS encoding DUF350 domain-containing protein, with the protein MEYLNFKLITASIVYSVVGILILVISFVLIDKLTPKTLWKEIVDEHNNALAIVAAAFMLSVALIISAAIHG; encoded by the coding sequence ATGGAATACCTCAACTTCAAGCTCATCACGGCCTCCATCGTTTACTCGGTGGTGGGCATCCTGATTCTGGTCATCAGCTTCGTGCTTATCGACAAGCTCACGCCCAAAACGCTCTGGAAGGAAATCGTGGACGAGCACAACAACGCCCTAGCCATTGTGGCGGCGGCCTTTATGCTCTCGGTTGCTTTGATTATCAGCGCCGCCATTCATGGGTAA
- a CDS encoding DUF4178 domain-containing protein, with protein MSSGQVTSLEARVACPSCLAQLTYYDPVNSIVFGCPECHTLFRQQANGSPERLKSFQDIPREAPILPLGSIGTLPDGRLYRVMGYMLRKEAGSPARWLEFMLFNPDTGYAQLAVYEGHWTFIQPSAEQHKGLSGYSGNNRVALDGDTKFNIYNKYQPRILYAAGEFDWNILEDERLTVTEFVAPPRMLVEEKVKGQAVHWFRAEHLEPQQVAQAFGLTMSRLPYREGVGAVQPMPGGNSWSTLKNFTLLLLILTLLTELVMVGVRPRRQLLSQEFVSEVGSAPGAMTEATSKVQVSNSFDIQDGPAVLDFALHTSVNNTWLELPVSLVNEQTGQGFEFSKSIEHYSGVEDGYGWSEGSVDAEATLDQVPPGRYHLNLYPSTDYNRQVTFSVTITENPWVPSNLLLFMLALLIYPTILYFRRHHHEQQRWDNSNFPSPHLH; from the coding sequence ATGAGTAGCGGACAGGTTACCTCTCTCGAAGCCCGCGTGGCTTGCCCCAGTTGCCTGGCCCAGCTCACGTATTACGACCCGGTCAACAGCATCGTGTTTGGCTGCCCGGAGTGTCACACCCTGTTTCGGCAGCAGGCCAACGGCAGCCCCGAGCGGCTCAAGTCGTTTCAGGATATACCGCGGGAAGCGCCCATCCTGCCGCTGGGCAGCATCGGCACCCTGCCCGACGGGCGGCTCTACCGCGTGATGGGCTACATGCTGCGCAAGGAAGCCGGCTCCCCGGCCCGCTGGCTCGAATTCATGCTCTTCAACCCCGACACCGGCTACGCCCAGCTGGCCGTGTACGAGGGCCACTGGACCTTTATCCAGCCTTCCGCCGAGCAGCACAAGGGCTTGTCCGGCTACTCCGGCAACAACCGCGTGGCCCTGGACGGCGACACGAAGTTTAACATCTACAACAAGTACCAGCCCCGCATCCTGTACGCGGCAGGCGAGTTCGACTGGAACATTCTGGAAGACGAGCGGCTGACCGTAACCGAGTTTGTGGCCCCGCCCCGGATGCTGGTGGAGGAAAAAGTAAAGGGCCAGGCGGTGCACTGGTTCCGGGCCGAGCACCTGGAGCCCCAGCAGGTTGCCCAGGCCTTCGGCCTGACCATGTCCCGGCTGCCCTACCGGGAGGGCGTAGGAGCGGTGCAGCCGATGCCCGGCGGCAACTCTTGGTCCACGCTGAAGAACTTCACGCTGCTGCTGCTGATTCTCACCCTGCTCACCGAACTGGTCATGGTGGGTGTGCGGCCCCGTCGGCAGCTGCTCAGCCAGGAGTTCGTCAGTGAAGTGGGCAGCGCCCCGGGAGCCATGACCGAGGCCACTAGCAAAGTACAGGTTTCCAACTCGTTTGATATCCAGGACGGGCCGGCGGTGCTCGACTTCGCGCTGCACACCTCCGTGAACAATACGTGGCTGGAGCTGCCGGTGAGCCTGGTGAACGAGCAAACCGGTCAGGGCTTTGAGTTTAGCAAGAGCATTGAACACTACTCCGGCGTAGAGGATGGCTACGGCTGGTCGGAAGGCAGCGTGGACGCCGAAGCTACCCTGGATCAGGTACCGCCCGGCCGTTACCACCTCAACCTCTACCCTTCTACCGACTACAACCGGCAGGTCACTTTCTCGGTCACCATCACCGAGAATCCCTGGGTGCCCAGCAACCTGCTGCTGTTCATGCTAGCCCTGCTGATTTACCCCACTATCCTGTATTTCCGCCGTCACCACCACGAACAACAGCGCTGGGACAACAGCAATTTTCCCTCTCCCCACCTGCACTAA
- a CDS encoding S-adenosylmethionine decarboxylase family protein has protein sequence MHSYSPGLHILATFRAPVARLTDAAACQAFFDQQISHWGLVKVGEVYHSFPNASFTAVVGLTESHLSIHTWPEFGQATFDVFLSNYQRDNSATVRQLYAETLRFFEGEELTKTEVAR, from the coding sequence ATGCATTCTTACTCTCCCGGGCTTCACATCCTGGCAACGTTTCGGGCCCCGGTGGCCCGTCTGACGGATGCCGCCGCCTGCCAGGCCTTCTTCGACCAGCAAATCAGCCATTGGGGGCTCGTAAAAGTGGGCGAAGTTTACCACTCGTTTCCCAACGCCAGCTTTACGGCCGTGGTGGGCCTCACCGAGTCGCACCTGAGCATCCACACCTGGCCCGAGTTCGGACAGGCCACTTTCGACGTGTTTCTGTCGAACTACCAGCGCGACAATTCCGCCACCGTGCGGCAGCTCTACGCCGAAACGCTGCGGTTTTTCGAGGGCGAGGAACTAACGAAAACCGAGGTGGCCCGATGA
- a CDS encoding LLM class flavin-dependent oxidoreductase, producing the protein MRYGYWMPVFGGWLRNVEDENMRADWDYVKTLAQRSEDLGYDLSLIAELNLNDIKGEEAPSLDAWSTAAALAAVTKKIELMVAVRPTFHSPALLAKQAANIDHISNGRLSLNVVSSWWQDEAKKYGVHFEQHDDRYARTAEWLHVVDNMWKQDHFTFEGKFYKVTDSILQPKPVSRPRPFIYAGGESEAAKNMIAAQCDGYVMHGDEPEAIGRRIQDLSQRRDKLGLPPMKFGVAAYSVVRNTDAEVKKELERITNVQGSAAGYKNYQQWLAGTQLENQVSLQDYSVSNRGLRSGLTGTPDQVAERIAAFEAVGVDLFLLQCSPQLEEMERFSEAVIQVLA; encoded by the coding sequence ATGCGGTACGGATATTGGATGCCCGTTTTTGGCGGGTGGCTGCGCAACGTCGAAGACGAGAACATGCGCGCCGACTGGGACTACGTCAAGACGTTGGCCCAGCGCAGTGAGGATTTGGGCTACGACCTGTCGCTCATTGCCGAGCTGAACCTGAACGACATCAAGGGTGAGGAAGCCCCGAGTCTGGATGCCTGGAGCACGGCCGCCGCCCTGGCCGCCGTGACCAAGAAAATCGAGTTGATGGTGGCCGTGCGGCCTACGTTTCACTCGCCGGCTTTGCTGGCCAAGCAGGCCGCCAACATCGACCACATCAGCAACGGCCGCTTGTCGCTGAACGTGGTGTCGTCGTGGTGGCAGGATGAGGCCAAGAAGTACGGTGTGCACTTCGAGCAGCACGACGACCGCTACGCCCGCACCGCCGAGTGGCTGCACGTGGTGGACAACATGTGGAAGCAGGACCACTTCACCTTCGAAGGCAAGTTCTACAAGGTCACCGACTCGATTCTGCAGCCCAAGCCCGTGTCGCGCCCCCGGCCGTTTATCTACGCCGGCGGTGAGTCGGAAGCGGCCAAAAACATGATTGCGGCCCAGTGCGACGGCTACGTGATGCACGGCGACGAGCCTGAGGCCATCGGCCGCCGCATTCAGGACTTGAGCCAGCGCCGCGACAAGCTGGGCTTGCCGCCCATGAAGTTCGGCGTTGCGGCCTACTCGGTGGTGCGCAACACCGATGCCGAGGTCAAGAAGGAGCTGGAGCGCATTACCAACGTGCAGGGCTCGGCCGCCGGCTACAAAAACTACCAGCAGTGGCTGGCCGGCACCCAGCTCGAAAACCAGGTGAGTCTGCAGGACTACTCCGTGTCGAACCGGGGCCTGCGCTCCGGCCTGACCGGCACGCCCGACCAGGTAGCCGAGCGCATTGCCGCCTTCGAAGCCGTGGGCGTGGATCTGTTCCTGCTCCAGTGCAGCCCCCAACTCGAGGAAATGGAGCGTTTCTCGGAAGCCGTGATTCAGGTGCTGGCGTAA
- a CDS encoding ATP-grasp domain-containing protein, giving the protein MSHFFFYYNPMAQPQKPIGIYYEHPEWFKPLFAELDRRGLPYEKIDAAHHLFDPAEQESRYSLVVNRMSSSAYLRGHGQGIFHTAGFATHLERIGTRIINGSAATAIETNKARQLSLFASLGLKYPKSFVVNHASRIADAAQQLQFPIVVKVNIGGSGAGIIRFDTIEGIHAAVEANQIDLGIDQTALVQEYVTPRGGNIHRVETLDGKFLYAMKVFTTGESFNLCPAEICQIPEEQSAEFCLTEAPKKGIQVEAFTPPAEVIEAVERIVAAAKIDVGGIEYLIDDRTGDVLFYDINALSNFVADAVNVVGFDPYARFVDYLETQIGTTAAAQPVAKTTVSNAQQPVAASIH; this is encoded by the coding sequence TTGTCACACTTCTTTTTCTATTACAACCCCATGGCCCAGCCCCAAAAGCCGATTGGCATTTATTACGAGCACCCCGAATGGTTTAAGCCCCTGTTTGCCGAGCTTGACCGCCGGGGCCTGCCCTACGAGAAAATTGACGCGGCCCACCACCTCTTTGACCCGGCCGAACAGGAGAGCCGCTACTCCCTGGTTGTGAACCGGATGAGCTCTTCCGCCTACCTGCGCGGCCACGGCCAGGGCATCTTCCACACGGCCGGTTTTGCCACTCACCTGGAGCGTATCGGCACCCGTATTATCAACGGCTCGGCCGCTACGGCCATCGAAACCAACAAGGCCCGCCAGCTTTCCTTGTTTGCCTCGCTGGGCTTGAAATATCCGAAGTCCTTCGTGGTCAACCACGCCTCCCGCATTGCCGACGCCGCCCAGCAACTGCAGTTCCCCATTGTGGTGAAAGTCAACATTGGCGGCAGTGGCGCGGGCATTATCCGCTTCGACACGATTGAAGGTATTCACGCTGCCGTCGAAGCCAACCAGATTGATCTGGGCATCGACCAGACGGCCCTGGTGCAGGAGTACGTGACGCCCCGCGGTGGTAACATTCACCGCGTGGAAACCCTCGACGGCAAGTTTCTCTACGCCATGAAGGTGTTTACGACCGGGGAAAGCTTCAACCTGTGCCCGGCCGAAATCTGCCAGATTCCCGAGGAGCAGTCGGCTGAGTTCTGCCTGACCGAAGCACCCAAAAAGGGCATTCAGGTGGAAGCCTTTACGCCCCCAGCGGAGGTAATCGAAGCCGTGGAGCGCATCGTGGCCGCCGCCAAAATCGACGTGGGCGGCATCGAGTACCTGATTGACGACCGGACCGGCGACGTGCTTTTCTACGACATCAACGCCCTGTCCAACTTCGTGGCCGATGCCGTGAACGTGGTCGGCTTCGACCCCTACGCCCGCTTTGTGGACTACCTGGAAACCCAGATCGGGACGACTGCCGCTGCCCAGCCCGTTGCCAAGACTACTGTTTCAAACGCTCAACAGCCGGTTGCGGCTTCTATTCACTAA